tcaaaaccaAAACGGACTTGTAGATCCTCAATCTTACTCAATAACACCAACATttcacataaaaaaatatatgacttATGCAAAATTATGAGCTTCTTTAGAGCTCGAACTGCGCGAGGGTTGCCAAGGTCTCGACAGTTCCAAATTAAGCAACTCATGGCTATCGACAGGCCTGAAAACCAAGGTCAGTCTTTTCATCAATATCCACACAAATACTAATAGAAAAAGGAACAAACTCACCTGAAATAGAAGCCGGGACACCCGATGCAGGTTGCCCAATCCTCTGATGCTTTTTAATCTCTAAGATTGCCAAACCCATACCTCCTCACATTGAACATCCCCACTCTCAATGTCAATCAACATAGCATGATTCTGGGGCTACCACAGTAGATATAAGTCACCCTGACCAATAACACTACATAGCTACTCAGTACCATTATCTAACCATGTCCATTATCATCACGAAGCCACTTATTAGTAGGTAAATTGGTCATACGAGAAGAAGGTCATAGCCATGGTCCTCACCCACGCATATGCGGTAAGTTTGTATCATCAAAAAGCTTTTCACAAAAGCCTTCACTATGTCCTAACTTATCGCAAATGAAGCAAAAAATAGGTagtctttcatacttaaaattcaTTGTAAACCTCTCATTGGTATTAATAAGGACCTGCTTTGAACGATGTAGGGGCTTTCTCACATCAATCATCACTCTTACCCTCATGAAAGTTTGCCAACCTCCAGAATTTTTAACAGAATCATACAAGAGGTAAGACCCAATAAAATCCCCTATAAGTTTAGCCATTCATATAGCCTACTAGAACACCATGAATTTGCACccaaaaaggagaaaaatataAAGGTACCGTAGATGGATTTTCCTCCGGCTGTACGTGGTGTAGCAGTAAGAGGTGGTTATTGAAAGAGTACAATCTTGCCTCTAAAACCCAGTTCACATCGACGGCATGGAAGAACCGAAACAAGTAGAGCCGATCACCTATCTTCTTAATATTAACGCCTCGCCCAGGTCTCCAAACAACAGAAAGAGTATTGTGCAGAGCACCAAAATTGATGGACCTATCTGTCAATAGTTGGTCGACCAAGGTGAATGCCGGAGTCGCTATCGCCATTGAGTTGTCATCCTGTTTGAGAAGAATAGCCGCCTCCTCCTCTTCATCCTCTAGGATTAGCAGAGCAAGTCAAGAGTTCATTGCATAAGAACTCGTCATGCGAACGAgagaaaacatgattttattaCTTTAATGCTATATTTAGTTTTGTTAATTATAGAGTATgtatgtaaaaaattattaaatatagtaaagtaatttactatatttataactttatatataataaatataatatactaATGATAATATATACGTAATATGATATTAGTGCAATAAATATacataattatattaaagtatataatatacttagaaattaatatatatatatatatatatatatatatatatatatatatatatataatctctgTAATTgggttttattagttattttatcAGGAAACTTATTTCCAAACATCATGGTTCTTTCTATAGGCTGAATTATACCTTGTTCTATATAGTGTcctaaaatctaattttagtctggaataaattcattttagtctggaataaattcattttagtcTTATTTAGAGCTAacccattattttttattatcatacaAAATGTCTTTAAATGTTTAAAGTGTTCTTCTATACTTTGGCTAAAAACTAATACATCATCTATATAAACAatacaaaattttgaataaggaTTAAAGATATCATTTATTATTCTCTGGAATTCTAatggtgcattttttaatccaaaaggcattacgTTCCATTCATACTGACCAAAAAGAACAATAAATGCTGTTTTATATCTATCTTTAGGATGGATCTGAATTTGCCAATAACCTGACttcatattaaatttactaaaaaaaatttgcattatataacctatttaaaagatctttttTATTAGGATTGAGtacctaatccattttaatgcTATATTTAACggcttataatttataattaacctTGGTGTACCTCTTTTTATTTCtgcatttttattaacataaaaggcTGCACACGACCAATGACTTCttgatttactaattaattttttatcctctaattctttaattt
This sequence is a window from Manihot esculenta cultivar AM560-2 chromosome 4, M.esculenta_v8, whole genome shotgun sequence. Protein-coding genes within it:
- the LOC110614131 gene encoding uncharacterized protein LOC110614131, yielding MAIATPAFTLVDQLLTDRSINFGALHNTLSVVWRPGRGVNIKKIGDRLYLFRFFHAVDVNWVLEARLYSFNNHLLLLHHVQPEENPSTGYIIYQLAILGSWRKLWQIQVPPKVKNFMCPSRLGCA